One part of the Euwallacea similis isolate ESF13 chromosome 30, ESF131.1, whole genome shotgun sequence genome encodes these proteins:
- the Ero1L gene encoding ero1-like protein, producing MQCLNVIKLLLCTAILNQCFAFFNEPQKNEPDECFCQLQGKIDECSCNIDTVDSFNNVKIYPRLQSLLVKDYFRFFKVNLKRPCPFWSDDSRCAMRFCHVEYCEETAVPAGLKGNSGASNHNKYIDSAEEDCHEHHNLGYLNKTLSEKAQHDMERWAAHDDAQENFCVEDDQGEDAEYVDLLLNPERFTGYAGDSAHRIWHTIYLENCFRPKKSFSFNPYIQTAMLNNMCLEERAFYRAVSGLHASINIHLSANYLLSNKNGISLKNPKGEWGLNLEEFRKRFSPEFTNGEGPNWLRNLYFVYLIELRAIAKAAPYLERENYYTGNDSEDYDTKMAIKDLLSVIQKFSDHFDETSMFRGTKEAEKLKYEFRQHFRNITRIMDCVGCDKCRLWGKLQTQGLGTALKILFSGQFDYDVAGNLVNRKEMQLSRNEIVSLLNAIGRLSTSIYKLDDFRQMLR from the exons ATGCAGTGTTTAAACGTGATAAAGCTCCTATTGTGCACGGCGATACTTAATCAGTGTTTTGCTTTCTTCAATGAACCCCAGAAAAATGAACCGGATGAATGTTTTTGTCAGTTGCAAGGGAAAATAGACGAGTGTTCTTGCAATATTGACACGGTGGACAGTTTCAATAACGTGAAAATCTATCCCAGACTGCAAAGCCTGCTGGTGAAAGATTACTTCcgatttttcaaagtaaatcTAAAGAGGCCCTGTCCGTTTTGGTCAGATGATAGTCGTTGCGCTATGCGCTTCTGTCATGTGGAATATTGTGAGGAGACTGCGGTGCCGGCTGGATTAAAAGGTAATAGTGGAGCCAGTAATCACAACAAATACATTGATAGTGCAGAAGAAGACTGTCATGAACATCACAATCTTGGCTACCTTAACAAAACATTAAGTGAGAAGGCACAGCATGACATGGAAAGGTGGGCAGCACACGATGATGCTCAGGAAAACTTTTGTGTGGAAGATGACCAAG GTGAGGATGCCGAGTATGTAGACTTGCTCTTAAACCCTGAACGCTTTACTGGATATGCTGGAGACTCAGCTCACCGCATATGGCACACAATTTACTTAGAAAACTGCTTTAGACCAAAGAAAAGCTTTAGCTTTAACCCCTATATCCAGACTGCTATGCTAAACAACATGTGCTTAGAAGAAAGAGCCTTTTACAGAGCAGTATCTGGATTACATGCCAGTATTAACATACATCTCTCTGCAAATTATTTACTCTCTAATAAAAATGGTATATCCTTGAAAAACCCAAAAGGGGAATGGGGGTTAAATTTGGAGGAATTTAGAAAGAGGTTTTCACCTGAATTTACTAATGGAGAAGGACCGAATTGGTTAagaaatttgtattttgtttatttgattgaattgagAGCGATAGCCAAGGCTGCCCCTTATTTAGAGAGGGAGAATTATTATACTG GAAATGATTCTGAAGATTATGATACAAAAATGGCAATCAAAGATCTTCTCTCcgtaattcaaaaattttccgATCATTTCGATGAAACTAGTATGTTCAGAGGAACCAAAGAGgctgaaaaactgaaatatgaGTTCAGACAACATTTTCGAAACATAACCAGGATTATGGACTGCGTAGGGTGCGACAAGTGCCGATTGTGGGGCAAACTGCAAACTCAGGGCTTGGGCACcgcattaaaaatattatttagcGGTCAATTTGATTATGATGTTGCAGGCAACTTGGTCAATAGAAAGGAAATGCAACTGAGCCGAAATGAGATTGTGTCCCTTTTAAATGCGATAGGGAGATTGTCCACTAGTATTTACAAACTGGACGATTTCAGGCAAATGTTAAGATAA
- the LOC136417756 gene encoding uncharacterized protein, translating into MVDLKKDLDEYLLLQSDQKKNFKLTIPAIPLQKPDVTGWFKREQPPDSESWFQETRKECCPSLTRFQRMILFAICIGMGILCFSISLMYLPVLLFKARKFALLFTLGSLFFVLSFFFLWGPITYLKHMVSKERILLTLTYGGTLFATLYCALHLQSTPLTVLFAVGQIVSLLWTVISNIPGGTAGLSFFSKMFTRSVGGGSALPI; encoded by the exons atggTTGATTTAAAGAAAGATTTAGATGAGTATCTTTTACTACAAAGCGATCAAAAGAAGAATTTCAAGTTGACAATCCCCGCAATACCTCTACAGAAGCCCGATGTTACAGGATGGTTTAAGAGGGAACAACCCCCAGACAGTGAGTCCTGGTTTCAGGAGACAAGGAAAGAGTGTTGTCCCAGTTTG acCAGATTTCAACGAATGATACTTTTTGCAATATGTATTGGAATGGGTATACTGTGTTTTTCCATATCCCTAATGTACCTGCCAGTATTACTGTTTAAAGCAAGAAAATTTGCTCTTTTATTCACATTAGGAAGTCTGTTCTTCGTGTTAAG tttcttttttctttggggcCCAATAACATATCTTAAACACATGGTTTCCAAGGAAAGAATACTATTGACATTAACTTATGGAGGAACACTGTTTGCAACATTATACTGTGCTCTACATTTGCAAAGCACTCCTTTGACAGTGCTTTTTGCAGTAGGCCAAATAGTGTCTTTGCTGTGGACTGTGATTTCAAATATACCTGGAGGGACTGCAGGTCTATCTTTCTTCTCTAAGATGTTTACCAGATCAGTGGGGGGTGGCAGTGCATTGCCCATTTAG
- the LOC136417886 gene encoding cytidine deaminase-like has translation MSVQKLASLDKSIQNLIVEATKVRASAYCPYSNFQVGSAVLCEDGAVYTGCNVENVSYSLTICAERSAYTKAVSSGNSKFIAVAVVAYQENYFTTPCGACRQFISEFGNVNIYVSKPGEEDVLVLSLDKALPYRFENIKDTHCMLE, from the exons ATGTCTGTGCAAAAGCTGGCATCACTGG ATAAGAGTATCCAAAACCTAATTGTAGAAGCCACGAAAGTAAGAGCAAGCGCCTACTGCCCCTACAGTAACTTCCAAGTAGGTTCTGCAGTTTTATGTGAAGATGGAGCAGTCTATACAGGTTGTAACGTCGAAAACGTTTCATATAGTCTTACAATTTGTGCTGAAAG AAGCGCCTATACCAAAGCGGTTAGCAGTGGGAACAGTAAATTTATAGCAGTGGCTGTAGTCGCTTACCAAGAAAACTACTTCACTACTCCCTGTGGGGCATGCAGGCAATTTATTAGTGAGTTTGGGAACGTTAATATTTACGTTTCCAAGCCTGGAGAAGAGGATGTTTTGGTTTTAAGCTTGGATAAAGCCCTTCCATACAGATTCGAGAACATTAAAGACACGCATTGTATGTTGGAATAa
- the Swip-1 gene encoding EF-hand domain-containing protein D2 homolog: MPADAELNSVLVRRQEINDALDNGQEVTFKYKVVNVYTEFHEFSRKEIKNYNTTFKKFNTNKDDYLTLDELKRMMEVLGAPQTHIGLKQMIKEVDEDSDGRLSFHEFMLVFRKARAGELDEDSGLGQLARLAEIDVDKVGVNGAKEFFEAKIIEVNKKSKFEEEIRQEQEEKKREEEEKAVRRQQFLEKASVFKFA, translated from the exons atgcctgCCGACGCGGAACTGAACTCGGTTTTGGTGAGGAGGCAGGAAATCAACGACGCCCTGGACAACGGTCAAGAAGTCACCTTCAAGTACAAGGTGGTGAACGTTTATACGGAGTTTCACGAATTTTCTAGGAAAGAGATCAAGAATTATAACACCACTTTCAAAAA ATTCAACACTAACAAAGATGACTATTTAACTTTGGACGAGCTGAAACGCATGATGGAAGTTCTTGGAGCTCCGCAAACCCACATTGGCTTGAAGCAAATGATTAAGGAG GTTGACGAGGACAGCGATGGAAGACTTTCTTTTCACGAGTTTATGTTGGTTTTCCGCAAAGCAAGGGCAGGTGAATTGGACGAAGACTCTGGTCTGGGGCAATTGGCTCGTTTGGCTGAAATTGACGTAGATAAAGTGGGAGTGAACGGTGCTAAAGAGTTTTTCGAAGCTAAA attattgaagtaaataaaaaaagcaaatttgagGAAGAAATTCGACAGGAACAGGAGGAGAAGAAACgcgaagaagaagaaaaagctGTAAGGCGTCAACAGTTTTTAGAAAAAGCTTCAGTATTTAAGTTCGCCTAA
- the LOC136417780 gene encoding uncharacterized protein: protein MPGTFCSVMGCESKANVARKMGYILRFFSFPKNPSLRHQWLRLCYRPKNLETDRGSKKVCSKHFHTDQFEDEIEARIKGILPKRLKKDAIPTLNLPNLDPPKVKLVKAKRIEERKRKEVVNRLLDNSNPVALLRNSITKQNVLEENILHKNCGNQSSNVSETPYQILSQKFEDLKKSYNELKVINARQKNAIHYLSNENFKLSNRVAELSEHTDLTL, encoded by the exons ATGCCAGGAACTTTTTGCAGTGTAATGGGTTGCGAAAGTAAAGCCAATGTAGCTAGGAAAATGGGATATATACTTcggtttttttcatttcctaaGAATCCCTCATTAAGACATCAGTGGCTGAGACTGTGTTATAGACCCAAGAATTTGGAGACTGATCGTGGTAGTAAGAAAGTATGTAGTAAGCATTTTCATACTGACCAATTTGAAGATGAAATTGAGGCGCGTATTAAGGGGATTTTGCCAAAAAGACTTAAGAAAGATG CCATTCCAACATTGAATTTGCCAAATTTAGATCCTCCGAAGGTTAAACTTGTAAAAGCAAAAAGAATTGAGGaaaggaaaagaaaagagGTAGTTAACAGATTGTTGGATAACTCAAATCCAGTAGCTTTACTGAGAAATAGTATTACAAAGCAAAATGTCTTagaagaaaacattttacataaaaactgTGGAAACCAATCTTCAAATGTTAGCGAAACACCTTATCAGATTTTGTCTCAAAAATTTgaggatttgaaaaaatcctaTAATGAATTAAAGGTGATCAATGCAAggcaaaaaaatgcaattcattatttgtcaaatgaaaattttaaattgtccaATAGAGTAGCAGAATTAAGCGAACATACTGATTTGAccctttaa
- the LOC136417781 gene encoding AN1-type zinc finger protein 2A-like has product MELPHIGQHCSKRDCNKLDFLPIKCDACKHLFCDEHFRYTNHNCQNAYQKDNQVPVCPLCNVPIPVQKGLHPDYVVGNHIDSDCQSDPAKSRRKVFANKCSYKKCKTREVIPVICNECTLNFCLKHRHTTDHECQGRGVKRRWIFEAQRSVSNIDQQNMSEDEALARALALSMQDSAPTNRKTQEEMDFTLARQLQAEQVTTASRSTRGDRCNVS; this is encoded by the coding sequence ATGGAGTTGCCTCACATTGGACAACATTGCTCAAAACGCGATTGTAACAAATTGGATTTTCTGCCCATTAAGTGCGACGCTTGCAAGCACCTCTTTTGTGATGAGCACTTCCGATATACCAACCATAACTGCCAGAATGCCTACCAAAAAGACAACCAAGTGCCTGTGTGCCCTTTGTGCAACGTTCCAATACCAGTGCAAAAAGGACTACATCCCGACTATGTGGTGGGAAATCATATTGATTCTGATTGCCAGAGTGATCCTGCTAAATCTCGAAGAAAAGTGTTTGCCAACAAGTGTTCTTATAAGAAATGTAAAACAAGGGAAGTCATTCCAGTTATTTGCAACGAGTGTACCTtaaatttttgtcttaagCATCGGCACACTACTGATCATGAGTGCCAAGGCAGGGGGGTGAAACGGAGGTGGATATTTGAGGCTCAGAGAAGTGTTTCAAATATTGACCAACAGAATATGAGTGAAGACGAAGCTTTAGCCAGAGCTTTAGCATTATCAATGCAAGATAGTGCACCTACAAATAGGAAAACACAGGAGGAAATGGATTTTACTTTAGCTAGGCAACTGCAAGCTGAGCAAGTCACTACTGCTTCAAGAAGCACTCGAGGAGATAGGTGTAATGTTTCATAG
- the LOC136417782 gene encoding cytidine deaminase-like, which translates to MSSNNCLNYTNDVKKLKLLDEAVQNLIREATEARENAYCPYSKFKVGCAVLCEDGTIFAGCNIENASFIVGVCAEKCAYSKAISCGKLKFKAVAVVAYQKNSFATPCGACRQFISEFGDVDVYISKPGHDEVLVLDLKKLLPYKFETVNHTFT; encoded by the exons ATGTCTAGCAACAACTGTTTAAATTACACAAATGAtgtcaagaaattgaaattgctAG acgAGGCTGTTCAAAATCTTATTCGAGAAGCCACGGAAGCCCGGGAAAATGCCTATTGCCCTTATAGCAAATTTAAAGTTGGTTGTGCAGTTTTGTGTGAAGACGGAACCATCTTTGCTGGATGCAATATAGAAAATGCTTCCTTCATCGTAGGAGTTTGCGCTGAAAA ATGCGCGTACAGTAAAGCAATCAGCTGTGgcaaactgaaatttaaagcAGTGGCAGTAGTTGCTTATCAAAAAAACTCCTTTGCTACTCCATGTGGAGCCTGCAGACAATTCATAAGTGAATTTGGAGATGTGGACGTTTACATTTCCAAGCCTGGTCATGATGAGGTTTTGGTGTTGGACTTGAAGAAATTGCTACCTTATAAATTTGAGACAGTAAATCACACATTTACTTAA